From a single Apostichopus japonicus isolate 1M-3 chromosome 12, ASM3797524v1, whole genome shotgun sequence genomic region:
- the LOC139977890 gene encoding uncharacterized protein isoform X2: MMSILLLFLMAFPITNGLPASPVISHVYGVHSHETSSTIKDQPMPCEYHISGPWMDHFNLSFTPNPPKVESLIKLVINLVLPKDVWSTRVSLNATLQGSELTFKLDRTVCDLARRHDWCPAKKGDHIHIEKLFNCTYLPRGTYSVAGELFIQDDEKILTLVMNNCTLY; the protein is encoded by the exons ATGATGTCCATTCTCTTGCTGTTTCTGATGGCGTTTCCGATAACAAATGGTTTGCCTGCGTCACCGGTAATTAGTCATGTCTACGGGGTACACAGTCACGAGACATCTTCGACTATTAAAGATCAGCCAATGCCATGCGAGTACCACATTTCTG GTCCTTGGATGGACCACTTCAACTTATCATTTACACCAAATCCACCAAAAGTAGAAAGTCTCATCAAACTCGTTATCAATTTGGTGCTCC CAAAGGACGTATGGTCAACCCGGGTATCTTTAAATGCTACATTGCAAGGCAGTGAACTAACTTTCAAACTGGACAGGACAGTATGTGATTTGGCCAGGAGACATGATTGGTGCCCTGCTAAGAAAGGAG ATCACATTCACATCGAGAAATTGTTTAACTGTACTTACCTTCCAAGG GGGACATACTCTGTTGCCGGAGAACTTTTTATTCAAGATGACGAAAAAATTTTAACATTGGTCATGAATAATTGCACTCTTTACTGA
- the LOC139977892 gene encoding uncharacterized protein, with protein sequence MMSILLLFLMAFPITNGLPASPVTSHLYRVHSHETSSTIKDQPMPCEYHISSPWMDHFNLSFTPNPPKVESLINIVINVVLPKDVWSIRVSANATLQGSELTFKLDRTVCDLARRHDWCPAKKGDHIHFEKLFNLTYLPRGTYSIAAEVFIQDDEKIITMVTNNCTFY encoded by the exons ATGATGTCCATTCTCTTGCTGTTTCTGATGGCGTTCCCGATAACAAATGGTTTGCCTGCGTCACCGGTAACTAGTCATCTCTACAGGGTACACAGTCACGAGACATCTTCGACTATTAAAGATCAGCCAATGCCATGCGAGTACCACATATCTA GTCCTTGGATGGACCACTTCAACTTATCATTTACACCAAATCCACCAAAAGTAGAAAGTCTCATCAATATCGTTATCAATGTGGTGCTCC CAAAGGACGTATGGTCAATTCGGGTATCTGCAAATGCTACATTGCAAGGCAGTGAACTAACTTTCAAACTGGACAGGACAGTATGTGATTTGGCCAGGAGACATGATTGGTGCCCTGCTAAGAAAGGAG ATCATATTCACTTCGAGAAATTGTTTAACTTAACTTACCTTCCAAGG GGGACATACTCTATTGCCGCAGAAGTTTTTATTCAAGATGACGAAAAAATTATCACAATGGTCACGAATAATTGCACTTTTTACTGA